A single Syngnathus acus chromosome 8, fSynAcu1.2, whole genome shotgun sequence DNA region contains:
- the LOC119126070 gene encoding uncharacterized protein LOC119126070 encodes MQGLADPCIPVMVEGQTLQFMLDTGARYSTICELPPRLGVTNRTVTLVGFSGLPDSLPLTGPAIVEVGKQRLEHSFVFSSKCPLNLMGRDLLIKCGACIWCTTKGLRVTFPDGTKYECAHWSGKAYTMLSTLPAAEQEQYADIYWAVLNPEPPAEAGVRALFQLWSPWLLTLYPFDQPADPLHCTLYYDRTSNLVYQEAFAKQSEGRQWKLVSDFLYITTKGIASHVSLTPEQGDWYEMSAFAEPHITLAIGAQHQAKDLGPMVKQCVQAKDWVPTSLPSVEYSVSVSAYRIPANTLNSSVLEHQQISREHGCERTDHPRAESMLVSLPGGAVVAGPDGLWQNQYRRDPEAEEGIRETIAGLKTSGVLEYSQSSWNTPILPVEKVAGGYRMAHDLRRINTIVITPTSPVPNPFTALSIIDHTHAFFTVIDLANALFCLPLAEEVRDIFSFTYEGEQLRYTRLPQGFLLSPGIFNQVLKDLLSPLTLPSGVVLIQYVDDLLLAAPTDTACLEATDLLLLHLHKCGFKVSREKLQCCRATVSFLGRILSRTGTAISPTHRESILSHPRPQTVRDILSFLGLAGYSRSYVADYGELTAPLRALVAAKGMRNRTAVLDWDTQSESAFISLKQALATAAELHRPDYTKTFYLDVSEKTATIGGVLFQKEGGDRQVLMYTSVQLDQTEKRHPPCTRYVAGLAKILQKTAHIVMLHPLTVLTTHSVMAFVTSTAFTLSPLRQGRVEKIVSAPHITYTHKGINMADAILEGEWHQCERRAVEQSKIRPEIQGNAYPDAEMNLYTDGCCFRDPKAGGLRTAYAIVEQNMQGQLKVRETEKLEGTQSAQRAELRAVVRALELAEGKSVNVYTDSAYVCGVVHVELMQWLRAGFLTATGKPIKHQEEVMRLREAVMKPSKVAVIKCKGHSKGTTWVEKGNEAADQAAKQTAGYHPVYQMLSTEVNPVEMFPKITIENLLEDQKHASPEEKTAWKANRASKDDTGLWRHPDGRPIPSARRLHVLVEEAHGAAHVGKTQITRSLLHWWHPHMRDTIDRVVDNCQVCQLHNIRPTMKPLQGTFPLPRQPGEEIQIDFTDMLDRVGGQRYLLVIVDTFTRWPEAYPCKREDSASVIKALVNQYIPTHGFPRRIRSDNGRHFKNKHLQTVEKILGLKHVFGTVYRPQSQGKVERMNQTLKSRMAKIMAGTKLTWLDALPLALLSIRSSVSSQTKFTPYELSRGQQFPGPAAGTGTEEMEPLRYKPYFEALNRLVRLFSKQVGTTGKSSEHLVETLTTSWVYLKSLKRKWAEPRWTGPYEVTERTSHALRLKGKLIVVIPLVAIFKFQCINGPTRQEMQVTLRWRREQPPVKQADTCLERFRGLSLDYTLGTSRTYQFDVCQEGLRTHTGFW; translated from the exons ATGCAGGGTCTGGCAGATCCCTGCATCCCGGTGATGGTGGAAGGACAGACCCTTCAGTTCATGCTGGACACTGGAGCAAGGTACTCTACAATTTGTGAACTTCCTCCACGCCTCGGTGTCACCAACCGCACCGTCACTCTCGTTGGCTTCTCGGGACTGCCTGATTCTCTGCCATTAACCGGCCCTGCCATCGTTGAGGTAGGCAAACAAAGACTTGAacattcttttgtgttttcatcaaaGTGCCCACTAAATCTCATGGGGAGAGACTTGCTCATCAAATGCGGAGCTTGCATTTGGtgtacaacaaaaggactGCGAGTGACCTTTCCTGATGGAACTAAGTATGAGTGTGCGCACTGGTCTGGAAAGGCATACACCATGCTCTCCACCCTCCCGGCGGCTGAACAAGAACAATACGCTGACATTTATTGGGCGGTCCTGAACCCGGAGCCACCGGCTGAGGCAGGGGTGCGCGCGCTGTTTCAGCTTTGGTCCCCCTGGCTGTTGACCTTGTACCCCTTTGATCAGCCAGCGGACCCACTGCATTGTACATTGTACTATGATCGCACATCCAATTTGGTTTATCAAGAGGCTTTTGCCAAACAAAGTGAGGGACGCCAATGGAAATTGGTGTCTGATTTTTTGTATATAACTACCAAAGGCATTGCCTCGCATGTATCCTTGACGCCTGAACAGGGGG ATTGGTATGAGATGAGCGCGTTCGCGGAGCCTCACATCACGCTTGCGATCGGGGCACAACATCAGGCGAAGGATTTGGGACCTATGGTAAAGCAGTGTGTACAAGCTAAAGATTGGGTCCCAACTTCCTTGCCGTCCGTCGAAtattctgtgtctgtgtcagCCTATCGAATTCCGGCAAACACATTGAATTCCTCGGTTTTGGAACATCAACAAATTTCACGAGAGCACGGGTGCGAGAGAACCGATCATCCCAGAGCCGAGTCCATGCTTGTGTCACTACCGGGGGGGGCTGTGGTCGCGGGGCCCGACGGAC TCTGGCAGAACCAGTACCGCCGGGATCCAGAAGCAGAGGAGGGAATTCGAGAGACTATCGCGGGCCTAAAAACATCGGGGGTGTTGGAGTACTCTCAGTCATCATGGAACACTCCCATCCTGCCTGTGGAAAAAGTAGCAGGAGGGTATCGTATGGCACACGATCTCAGACGCATTAACACCATCGTCATTACTCCAACGAGTCCGGTACCAAATCCATTTACAGCCCTCAGTATAATTGATCACACGCATGCGTTCTTTACCGTGATTGATTTGGCAAACGCATTATTTTGCCTTCCCCTAGCTGAGGAAGTGCGTGATATCTTCTCATTCACATATGAGGGGGAACAACTCCGCTACACAAGATTACCTCAAGGTTTTTTGCTGTCACCAGGAATCTTTAATCAAGTGTTGAAAGACCTTTTGTCTCCACTCACCTTGCCTAGCGGCGTGGTATTGATTCAGTATGTGGATGACTTGTTGCTGGCGGCACCCACAGACACCGCATGCCTGGAAGCCACTGATTTGCTATTGTTACATCTACACAAATGTGGTTTCAAAGTTTCTAGGGAAAAATTACAATGTTGCCGGGCGACAGTGTCCTTTTTGGGGCGAATTTTGTCACGAACAGGGACCGCCATCTCACCCACACACCGTGAATCAATTTTATCACACCCTAGACCACAAACTGTGCGGGACATCCTGTCATTTTTGGGACTGGCAGGCTATAGTCGTAGTTATGTGGCAGACTATGGAGAACTGACAGCACCTTTGCGAGCTCTGGTTGCGGCGAAGGGAATGCGCAACCGGACTGCAGTTCTGGATTGGGACACCCAGTCCGAGAGCGCGTTCATCTCGCTCAAGCAGGCGCTGGCTACAGCAGCAGAGCTACACCGACCAGACTACACAAAAACTTTCTATTTGGACGTGTCTGAAAAGACCGCCACTATTGGCGGCGTTCTGTTTCAAAAAGAGGGAGGGGACAGACAAGTCTTGATGTACACAAGTGTACAGCTAGACCAGACGGAAAAAAGGCACCCACCATGCACCAGATACGTGGCAGGACTGGCAAAAATCTTGCAGAAAACTGCACACATTGTGATGCTTCACCCACTTACAGTACTCACAACACATAGTGTAATGGCATTCGTAACATCCACGGCATTTACACTATCCCCATTGAGACAAGGCCGGGTAGAGAAGATTGTGAGTGCACCACAtattacatacacacacaagggCATCAACATGGCAGACGCGATTTTGGAAGGGGAATGGCATCAGTGCGAAAGGAGAGCAGTGGAGCAGTCTAAGATCAGACCAGAAATACAAGGGAACGCATACCCGGATGCGGAAATGAATTTGTACACGGATGGTTGTTGTTTCAGAGATCCCAAAGCAGGAGGCTTACGGACCGCCTATGCAATAGTGGAGCAAAACATGCAGGGTCAGTTGAAGGTTAGAGAAACAGAAAAACTGGAAGGGACACAATCGGCACAGCGAGCGGAGCTCAGAGCCGTGGTAAGAGCTTTAGAATTGGCAGAAGGGAAAAGTGTGAATGTGTATACAGACTCGGCATATGTTTGTGGAGTTGTACATGTGGAATTGATGCAATGGCTGAGAGCAGGGTTTTTAACAGCAACAGGGAAGCCAATTAAGCATCAGGAGGAAGTGATGAGGTTGCGGGAGGCAGTGATGAAGCCCAGCAAGGTCGCGGTGATCAAATGCAAAGGACATAGTAAGGGCACGACTTGGGTAGAGAAAGGAAATGAGGCCGCGGATCAGGCGGCCAAACAGACAGCAGGGTACCATCCGGTATACCAAATGTTGAGCACTGAGGTAAATCCAGTTGAGATGTTTCCGAAAATAACGATAGAGAACTTGTTAGAagaccaaaaacatgcttctccagaagaaaaaacagcTTGGAAGGCTAACAGAGCTTCCAAGGATGACACTGGCTTGTGGCGGCACCCAGACGGACGTCCTATTCCCTCGGCTCGACGGCTCCATGTCCTGGTAGAGGAGGCGCATGGGGCAGCACACGTGGGTAAGACGCAGATAACACGATCACTTTTGCACTGGTGGCACCCACACATGCGAGACACAATTGACAGGGTGGTGGATAATTGCCAGGTGTGTCAATTGCACAATATTCGGCCAACTATGAAACCTCTCCAAGGCACGTTTCCATTGCCCCGGCAACCGGGTGAGGAAATACAAATTGATTTCACTGATATGCTTGATCGGGTGGGAGGACAGCGATATTTGCTGGTGATTGTGGACACCTTCACACGATGGCCCGAGGCATACCCATGCAAACGCGAGGACTCGGCCTCTGTCATCAAGGCTTTGGTGAACCAGTATATTCCAACACACGGCTTTCCTCGGCGTATTCGATCAGATAACGGAcgccattttaaaaacaaacatcttcAAACGGTAGAAAAAATTCTGGGACTCAAACATGTTTTCGGAACCGTCTACCGCCCACAATCCCAAGGGAAGGTCGAAAGGATGAATCAGACCCTAAAAAGCAGAATGGCCAAAATAATGGCCGGAACAAAATTGACATGGCTGGATGCGCTACCGCTAGCATTGTTGTCTATTCGAAGCTCAGTCAGTTCACAGACCAAGTTCACGCCATACGAGCTCTCTCGAGGACAGCAGTTCCCCGGACCAGCGGCAGGAACAGGGACGGAGGAAATGGAGCCCCTCAGGTATAAGCCGTACTTCGAGGCGCTCAACCGTCTTGTTCGATTATTCTCCAAACAGGTCGGCACAACAGGGAAAAGCAGTGAGCACCTGGTGGAGACTCTCACAACCTCATGGGTCTACTTGAAAAGTTTGAAGAGAAAGTGGGCCGAGCCGAGATGGACCGGTCCATACGAAGTAACCGAGAGGACGTCACACGCCCTCCGCTTGAAGGGAAA ACTCATCGTTGTAATACCGCTCGTGGCCATTTTCAAATTCCAATGCATTAATGGGCCTACGAGACAAGAGATGCAAGTAACATTAAGGTGGCGTCGGGAACAGCCGCCAGTCAAACAGGCTGACACGTGCTTGGAACGATTTAGAGGGCTGTCCCTGGACTACACCCTGGGCACCTCACGAACCTACCAGTTTGATGTGTGCCAAG AGGGATTACGAACACATACGGGTTTTTGGTGA
- the LOC119126071 gene encoding uncharacterized protein LOC119126071, whose product MEFKWKKETLKVEVEKFGKANITVRQQLDLVWPCLGELAGNKAREKTELVRKTREQIDQAQKCGFFPQDLEHVDVLKAVAIIMAGFDELAPNSVPRSSPSTGAAEPDERGDLDPEAELVKCWNTREDRCKPRVYVAKNNLGQGCGGYCRKELYDTVVQGVRQTVHDVFSSEFEDETETEGPQACAQGKQQREEEEGPSMGTWPILSTADGDKGRGATLTTSNDRAETNTVQYQTRSATKPQIQAPLLTAAHDPHTRIYSPFSLTDRACLTDKLPAPSGGGAIFMQRFTDATQGLPLGMGDLRAICGTKLTFQELRNLEEIAGTHNLRDELPLTGAILREVGSAMRRMFPAPLGLLSNCVFQMGKSETGLAYLSRTRREWTEASGMDPSASLLMTQLYREAVLKGSPVEVADQLRDDPSLTNADQAEWKTHFLHRHTRFQEREKSNADREEAMRKELLQLQVQEAKRANTAYKKDKQMTQQTSLDAAGQGSSPAHAPRPGEAQSQFLPQLPAPPTQLALPAPPPAPTIQGAQLALTYPGQFPMQQ is encoded by the exons ATGGAATTTAAGTGGAAGAAAGAGACTCTAAAAGTGGAGGTGGAGAAATTTGGAAAAGCTAATATCACGGTACGACAACAATTGGATCTTGTGTGGCCCTGTTTGGGAGAATTGGCTGGAAATAAGGCTAGAGAAAAGACAGAATTAGTAAGAAAAACTCGTGAGCAAATCGACCAAGCACAAAAATGTGGTTTTTTCCCGCAAGATTTGGAGCATGTTGACGTACTCAAGGCAGTGGCAATAATTATGGCTGGATTTGATGAATTGGCAC CTAATTCTGTGCCGAGATCATCTCCTTCTACAGGCGCGGCGGAGCCCGACGAACGAGGGGATTTGGACCCGGAAGCTGAATTGGTAAAATGCTGGAATACTAGAGAAGACCGCTGCAAGCCACGAGTGTATGTTGCTAAAAATAACCTCGGACAGGGTTGTGGAGGGTACTGCAGAAAGGAACTTTATGACACAGTAGTTCAAGGGGTACGACAAACGGTACACGATGTATTCTCTTCTGAGTTTGAAGatgagacagagacagagggTCCACAGGCGTGTGCTCAGGGCAAGCAGcagagggaggaggaagaaggccCCTCCATGGGAACTTGGCCAATCTTATCAACCGCGGACGGAGATAAGGGACGAGGCGCAACACTCACAACTTCCAATGACAGGGCAGAAACAAACACTGTACAATATCAAACGAGATCAGCCACAAAGCCCCAAATACAGGCACCATTGTTAACAGCAGCGCACGACCCTCACACCCGCATTTACTCTCCATTTAGCCTCACAGACCGCGCTTGTCTGACTGACAAGCTGCCCGCCCCTAGTGGAGGCGGTGCAATATTTATGCAGAGATTTACAGATGCAACACAAGGACTGCCATTGGGGATGGGCGATTTAAGGGCAATTTGTGGGACTAAGCTAACTTTTCAGGAGCTGAGGAATCTAGAGGAGATCGCCGGCACCCACAACTTGCGGGACGAGCTCCCACTTACGGGCGCAATTTTACGCGAGGTCGGTAGCGCCATGCGACGAATGTTTCCTGCCCCTCTGGGGCTCTTGTCGAACTGTGTCTTTCAGATGGGGAAGAGTGAGACAGGCTTGGCATATTTGTCACGTACCCGACGCGAGTGGACAGAGGCCTCTGGGATGGATCCATCAGCTAGCCTGTTAATGACACAGCTTTATCGGGAAGCGGTTTTGAAAGGCAGCCCTGTAGAAGTGGCTGACCAGCTAAGAGATGATCCGTCACTAACAAACGCTGATCAGGCTGAGTGGAAAACGCATTTTTTACACCGTCACACAAGATTtcaggagagagagaaatccAATGCGGATAGAGAAGAGGCAATGAGAAAAGAACTTTTGCAATTACAGGTGCAGGAAGCGAAACGAGCAAATACTGCCTACAAAAAAGATAAGCAAATGACGCAACAAACATCACTGGATGCTGCAGGACAGGGCTCATCTCCTGCTCACGCGCCAAGACCAGGTGAGGCACAAAGTCAGTTTTTGCCACAGCTGCCCGCTCCACCTACTCAACTGGCATTACCAGCCCCACCGCCGGCACCGACAATACAAGGTGCTCAACTGGCCCTGACGTACCCAGGACAGTTCCCTATGCAACAATAG